A window from Cryobacterium sp. PAMC25264 encodes these proteins:
- a CDS encoding DedA family protein: protein MLLTALSAPAVHAAGVLDPQSIIAGAGLWGLAVVCAIVFVETGLLVGFFLPGDTLLFFTGVLALSGVISQPLWVVIPAIAVSAALGDQVGYLIGRTTGPRIFDRRESGLFSRRSVARTQGFFDRFGPAAVTVARFVPVVRTFAPVAAGVGRMPRRLFTIFNAVGAILWCTAIVLLGFGLAHIPGVADFAARYIDLVLLGIVVLSVVPLLIRAVASRRRTPEASSDTAG, encoded by the coding sequence ATGCTTCTCACCGCCTTATCCGCTCCCGCCGTGCATGCTGCCGGCGTGCTCGATCCGCAGTCGATCATCGCCGGCGCCGGACTCTGGGGACTGGCCGTGGTGTGCGCCATCGTGTTTGTGGAGACCGGCCTGTTGGTCGGCTTCTTCCTTCCGGGCGACACTCTGCTGTTCTTCACCGGCGTGCTGGCGCTCAGCGGTGTCATCAGCCAGCCGCTGTGGGTCGTCATCCCTGCCATTGCCGTGTCGGCGGCGCTGGGCGATCAGGTGGGCTATCTCATCGGTCGCACGACCGGCCCCCGGATCTTCGATCGGCGCGAGTCCGGCCTGTTCAGTCGCCGTAGTGTCGCGAGGACCCAGGGTTTCTTCGATCGATTCGGTCCCGCGGCCGTCACGGTCGCCCGTTTCGTTCCCGTCGTGCGCACCTTCGCGCCCGTCGCCGCCGGTGTGGGGAGGATGCCGCGGCGCCTCTTCACGATCTTCAACGCCGTGGGCGCAATCCTGTGGTGCACGGCCATCGTGTTGCTCGGTTTCGGGCTGGCTCACATTCCCGGCGTCGCCGATTTCGCTGCCCGGTACATCGACCTGGTGCTCCTGGGGATTGTCGTGTTGTCCGTCGTCCCCCTGCTCATCCGGGCCGTGGCCAGTCGACGGCGCACGCCGGAAGCCAGTTCGGACACCGCCGGATAG
- a CDS encoding esterase-like activity of phytase family protein, with translation MTFSRPARRITFIAAAAVMASCVVVAPALAAAPAPTTSAFHRTATYPVYLNAPAGVSPADTTAAEISGVTDDGKTVIYTDAPGKRIGFLDISDVNKPVGAGSISLADLGHADDQPTSVAVYGDFVLVVIDESGGDFVSPSGRLDVIRISDRTLVTSIDLAGQPDSIAISKDHAYAAIAIENQRDESATPTGGKKGDLPQLPAGFVQVIDLNADPTTWVSTPVPFVASDGSALPSFTAAGLDSPTDPEPEYVTINSANQLAVTLQENNGIVLVDLPSKAITKVFSAGTATVTGIDTKKDKVINLTGTITNVPREPDSIAWVDDTHLATANEGDWKGGSRGWTIFDATTGAVAWDAGNSFEHLAVAGGLYADSRADKKGSEPEGLMVSTIDGTRYGFVASERSNFVAVYDLTDPVNPVYQQMVFATNGPEGLLAVPSRNLLVASSETDDASVGVRASVALYELGDGGSTAGQPSIVSNDVAGLPIGWQALGALSAKPGDTERIYTASDSALSPSTIFTVDVTKTPARIDSSLVVTENGKPAVFDIEGLHAREQGGFWLAAEGVTGAGNLLYRTDAAGAVQETVALPSDISAHISKWGYEGVTATTDAAGNEQLYVAIQRPLWTDPADPTATVDGNGVTRIGRYDVTEKTWTWFGYQLEADAGGSDWMGLSEIVAVDENTLAVIERDKLNGPAAAVKRIYTVTVPSTDPAAGTLPILPKKLAYDVLPDLQATNGWTQEKLEGLTIGADKNVYAVTDNDGLKDATGETVFLKLGTAADVFGLVAPTPDPTPTGTPTGTPTVPPTTEPTVPPTAEPTATPTATPTTVPTATPTTVPTATPTATPTVSPTPTPTGTAVPSPAPTNTGTAPSVVLGDADLRVTAGSAVGISGRGFAANTALTVTLHSTPLRLATITSAADGAYASQVTIPANTEAGAHRIVVTAANGDSAEIAFTVVAAGSGATLASTGVGFLTPMLGGALALLAAGAGALFLRRRQQA, from the coding sequence ATGACATTTTCGAGACCAGCCCGCCGCATCACCTTCATCGCCGCGGCCGCTGTCATGGCCAGCTGCGTGGTCGTCGCCCCGGCGCTCGCCGCGGCTCCTGCCCCGACCACCTCGGCGTTCCACCGCACCGCCACGTACCCGGTCTACCTCAACGCGCCCGCCGGCGTCAGCCCGGCCGACACCACCGCCGCCGAGATCTCCGGCGTCACCGACGACGGCAAGACCGTCATCTACACGGATGCCCCGGGCAAGCGCATCGGCTTCCTCGACATCTCCGATGTGAACAAGCCCGTCGGCGCCGGCAGCATCTCCCTGGCCGACCTCGGCCACGCCGACGACCAGCCCACCTCGGTCGCCGTGTACGGCGACTTCGTGCTCGTCGTCATCGACGAGAGCGGCGGCGACTTCGTCTCGCCCTCCGGCCGCCTCGACGTCATCCGCATCAGCGACCGCACCCTGGTCACGAGCATCGACCTGGCCGGCCAGCCCGACTCGATCGCCATCAGCAAAGACCACGCCTACGCGGCCATCGCCATCGAGAACCAGCGCGACGAGTCGGCCACCCCGACCGGCGGCAAGAAGGGCGACCTGCCCCAGCTGCCCGCCGGGTTCGTTCAGGTGATCGACCTCAACGCCGACCCCACCACCTGGGTGAGCACCCCGGTTCCTTTCGTGGCCTCCGACGGCTCGGCGCTGCCCTCGTTCACGGCGGCCGGCCTCGACTCGCCCACGGACCCCGAGCCCGAATACGTGACCATCAACAGCGCGAACCAGCTGGCGGTCACCCTGCAGGAGAACAACGGCATCGTGCTCGTCGACCTGCCCAGCAAGGCCATCACCAAGGTCTTCAGCGCCGGCACCGCCACCGTGACCGGTATCGACACCAAGAAAGACAAGGTGATCAACCTCACCGGCACGATCACCAACGTTCCGCGCGAACCCGACTCCATCGCCTGGGTGGACGACACTCACCTGGCCACCGCCAACGAGGGCGACTGGAAGGGCGGCAGCCGAGGCTGGACCATCTTCGACGCCACGACGGGCGCCGTGGCTTGGGATGCCGGCAACTCCTTCGAGCACCTCGCCGTGGCCGGCGGCCTCTACGCCGACAGCCGTGCCGACAAGAAGGGCAGCGAACCCGAGGGCCTGATGGTCTCCACCATCGACGGCACCCGCTACGGATTCGTCGCCTCCGAGCGCAGCAACTTCGTGGCCGTCTACGACCTCACCGACCCGGTGAACCCGGTCTACCAGCAGATGGTCTTCGCCACCAACGGGCCCGAGGGCCTGCTCGCCGTGCCCAGCCGCAACCTGCTGGTCGCCTCGAGCGAGACCGACGACGCGAGCGTCGGCGTGCGCGCATCCGTCGCCCTATACGAGCTCGGCGACGGCGGCAGCACGGCGGGCCAGCCGAGCATCGTCTCCAACGACGTCGCGGGCCTGCCGATCGGCTGGCAGGCGCTCGGCGCGCTGAGCGCCAAGCCCGGCGACACCGAGCGAATCTACACGGCCAGCGACTCGGCCCTCTCGCCCAGCACCATCTTCACGGTCGACGTCACGAAAACCCCCGCGCGCATCGACTCCAGCCTGGTCGTCACCGAGAACGGCAAGCCGGCCGTCTTCGACATCGAGGGCCTGCACGCCCGCGAGCAGGGCGGCTTCTGGCTCGCCGCCGAGGGCGTCACCGGTGCCGGCAACCTGCTGTACCGCACGGATGCCGCCGGTGCCGTTCAGGAGACCGTGGCCCTGCCCTCCGACATCTCCGCGCACATCTCCAAGTGGGGTTACGAGGGCGTCACCGCGACGACGGATGCGGCCGGAAACGAGCAGCTCTATGTCGCGATCCAGCGCCCGCTGTGGACCGACCCGGCCGACCCCACCGCCACGGTGGACGGCAATGGCGTGACCCGCATCGGCCGGTACGACGTGACCGAGAAGACCTGGACCTGGTTCGGTTACCAGCTGGAGGCCGACGCCGGAGGAAGCGACTGGATGGGCCTGTCCGAAATCGTGGCCGTGGACGAGAACACCCTCGCCGTGATCGAGCGGGACAAGCTCAACGGCCCGGCCGCGGCCGTCAAGCGCATCTACACGGTCACCGTGCCGTCTACCGACCCGGCTGCAGGCACGCTGCCGATCCTGCCCAAGAAGCTGGCCTACGACGTGCTGCCCGACCTCCAGGCCACCAACGGCTGGACCCAGGAGAAGCTCGAGGGCCTCACCATCGGCGCCGACAAGAACGTCTACGCGGTCACCGACAACGACGGCCTGAAGGACGCCACCGGCGAGACCGTGTTCCTCAAGCTGGGCACGGCGGCTGATGTCTTCGGTCTCGTGGCACCGACGCCGGACCCGACGCCGACCGGCACTCCGACCGGCACTCCCACCGTCCCGCCCACGACCGAGCCGACCGTTCCGCCGACTGCGGAGCCGACCGCGACGCCCACCGCGACGCCCACCACCGTGCCGACCGCGACCCCGACCACCGTGCCGACCGCGACCCCGACGGCAACTCCGACCGTGTCGCCGACCCCCACCCCGACCGGCACAGCCGTACCGTCCCCCGCACCGACCAACACCGGCACCGCACCTTCCGTGGTGCTGGGCGACGCCGACCTGCGGGTCACCGCGGGCAGCGCCGTCGGCATCTCCGGGCGCGGCTTCGCGGCCAACACCGCACTCACGGTGACGCTGCACTCCACCCCGCTGCGCCTCGCCACGATCACGAGCGCTGCGGATGGCGCCTACGCCAGCCAGGTCACCATCCCGGCGAACACGGAAGCCGGCGCGCACCGCATCGTGGTGACCGCCGCCAACGGTGACAGCGCCGAGATCGCCTTCACGGTGGTCGCGGCTGGCTCAGGGGCGACCCTGGCCAGTACCGGCGTCGGATTCCTCACCCCGATGCTGGGCGGCGCCTTGGCGCTACTGGCCGCGGGAGCCGGCGCCCTGTTCCTGCGTCGTCGCCAGCAGGCCTAA
- a CDS encoding 5'-3' exonuclease has protein sequence MLLDTAALYFRAFHGVPDTVVAPGGEPVNAVRGLLDMIARLTTEFQPTEIVACWDDDWRPQWRVDLIPTYKTHRVAAAPADADPATDAATAIETVPDLLSPQVPVIREVLAALGIPVVGAAHHEADDVIGTLASHSEIPVDVVTGDRDLFQLVDDSRDVRVIYTGRGMARLELLTDASLTAKTGVTPAQYADFAAMRGDASDGLPGVAGVGEKTAATLLAEFGDLDGIVAAAADPEVKLSASVRAKIVAAADYLLVAPKVVNVVRDLELPAFDARIRPATPEQLADLERLDARWGLGSSLTRAREALAASSSSSSREL, from the coding sequence ATGCTGCTCGATACCGCCGCCCTCTATTTCCGTGCTTTCCACGGGGTGCCCGACACCGTCGTCGCGCCGGGCGGCGAGCCCGTGAACGCCGTGCGCGGACTGCTCGACATGATCGCCCGGCTCACCACCGAGTTCCAGCCCACCGAGATCGTGGCCTGCTGGGACGACGACTGGCGCCCCCAGTGGCGGGTCGATCTGATCCCCACCTACAAGACCCACCGGGTGGCCGCTGCGCCCGCCGATGCCGATCCGGCGACGGATGCCGCCACCGCGATCGAGACCGTGCCCGACCTGCTCAGCCCGCAGGTGCCGGTCATCCGTGAGGTGCTCGCCGCGCTCGGCATCCCGGTGGTCGGCGCCGCGCACCACGAGGCCGATGACGTGATCGGCACTCTGGCCTCGCACTCCGAGATCCCGGTGGATGTGGTCACCGGCGACCGCGACCTGTTCCAGCTCGTCGATGACAGCCGCGACGTGCGGGTGATCTACACCGGCCGTGGCATGGCCCGGCTGGAGCTTCTCACGGATGCGTCGTTGACGGCCAAGACCGGGGTCACCCCGGCGCAGTACGCCGACTTCGCGGCCATGCGCGGCGACGCGTCCGATGGGCTGCCCGGTGTGGCCGGGGTGGGCGAGAAGACCGCGGCGACGCTGCTGGCCGAGTTCGGTGACCTCGACGGTATCGTCGCGGCGGCGGCAGACCCCGAGGTGAAGCTGAGCGCGTCGGTGCGGGCGAAGATCGTGGCGGCCGCGGACTACCTGCTTGTGGCACCGAAGGTCGTGAATGTGGTGCGCGACCTGGAGTTGCCGGCGTTCGACGCCCGCATCCGCCCGGCGACGCCCGAGCAACTGGCCGACCTCGAGCGCCTCGACGCCCGCTGGGGCCTGGGTTCCTCCCTCACCCGAGCCCGCGAGGCCCTCGCCGCCTCCTCCTCCTCCTCCTCCCGCGAACTGTGA